ACTTAGTGTGAACGTAAATGTTTTTCCTGTTGCTGTGGGATATAAGAGTTGATATAAGACAGCGGAAGAGTTGATTGGGAGAATGCAACAACTTGTAGAGGGCTTAGGATAATTAGTAGTTCTATTTACCGGTAATCTGTTCTAGCCTTTGGGTGCCACCTTATGTCAGAAAAAGAGCTAATATGGATGTTTTCTAGACTCTGTGAAGCAGAATCACAATAACAGAGGGAATAGCATGTTGCCCTTAAGCTGAATGTGCTGCAAATCTTTCTGTATACTGTAGCTAGTATGGCAACTCCTGTTGTTGTAGAAGGGATATAATAAGCAATTTAGCTCTGAAGGATTCATCTGTAGCAGAGCTTTTCAAACCTTTCATGTTGCTAACACTTTAGACATGCataattttgtgacacagtaattcagttttactagcaaaccagaggttaaactaccAGCCCTGGGAAGAGCATGGGGAGCGTTTGCGTGACACACCTAGACactgtgacacacagtttggaaagctctgatcttgGAAAACTCTAAATAAAGTGACTCTTGACCTTGGTTCTCCAGACATAAAGTGGGTTGTGGGGATTGGTTGGAAGCTTTAAAAATGCTTGTAAAATATGAATACTACATAAATGAGTGCTGACTAGGCAGATGATTTTAACCATGCAAGTAGAGTATCTCCCCAGGACTCTTGAAGAAATAAGTCATACAGATTGTGTTGTGAGGCACACTTGTAGCATGGCGCCAATTCTGTTCTTGATTCTGCTTAGGAAAGGAGGCACCCctgtctctttatttatttatattacacTTTTCAGGATACAAATCCTTCCAAAATTGTTTACAAGTACTATCAATGCatattcactctctctctcacacacacacacacagagtaatcAAAATTAACAGATACCAAGCCATAAGGATCCTTCGCACAGGGCACCTAGTAGTAGATGACTCCAGCTGAAGTAGGGGCAGACTTCATTTCACCTTCCTTACTCACTTTCCTGGTATCCTTTCCAAAGGTGGTTGCTGGTAGTTTGCCTTGGCAGGCAAAGAAGGGCAGTTGAAATGGAGAAGACTGCAAGCGCTTCTCCTTCTCTACTACTATGTAATATACTACCTATAATAGCTATAGAAGTCATATAAAAGGCATggatagaaacaaaacaaaattagattGACAGAAAAAAATTATAGTGTGGATGATTATAGCATGTGGAATATCTGCCCTGTGCTTTGAACTCCTCTAGATTTGGAGGGTACATTGTTGTTTTGCaagctatgcactgtgtgaaccAAGTGGCTACAGGCAATACATTATTCTGTAATTCACAGTGCTCACTAGTTTCACTAGTTTTATATGGCACAGAAATGGACTTTGTTTCACCACACCTGTGAATATGGCTTAGTGGTACCATGTGACTTCACTTTAGGAGTAAGAAATTTAATGGAAAGAGGCAGCTAAAAGTGCCTGGGCTACAGCTACCTGCCCACAGAGAATGGGATGCTTGAAGCTGAAGGTTCATGGTTTAaattcaggggtgggaaacctttttggcCCAGATTCCTACCACTCCCTACCCCCTGGGCAGAACAACCCATCTGTAAATCACGTGATGATTGGTATGTAGGATGTCCCACTCAAAGTCCATCACACATTGTTTTTAAAGTGTTAATAGGATGTTGGGCATTTGGGAACTGCAGTGCAAGGGGTTTTGCCAGCCCTGCGCTTGCCAGCACCAAGCATACAACtggcaaagctgctttctgcaggaATTTGCTGTGCAGTCAAGTTTCCCATGGGAACTCAGTCACTCAATCAATGCGGCTGTTCTGCAAGGATCAGCTGCATCTCTACCTGCTCCACACTTGACATCACATCATGTATTATGTCAGATGTGGGGCAAGTGGCCATGGTTTGGGAAAATAAACTTGGGACCTATGCCAGGCCAAATTTGGCTTATGggctagaggttccccacctctgttttaaaCATTGGAAATCAGAAGGATTTTTCCATTTCAGCTAAATGGTAAAATAAGTTGTCTCTAGATTGATCTCAGTAGATAGGCAAGTTGTAATGTCTTGAACTATCACAAAGCCAGGTTTTCTAGACCAAGTACCATTCTTCTGCAAGTATTAATAGAAtaatatagaatagaataatttattgaccaagtatcaaccatacttggaattttgctttgactacattgcaGTATaagaaaaacgtacctcatacaaacactattcccctcgcAATACAACAGCACAACGAAAAAACCACATACCACCAACTAACCTCCCTtttgcccacaactacagattcaacaatttgatggcacaaggaaaaatgCTATTCCTGTgtctagacgtttttgtatatagagtcctgtaccaatgtctggatgggagtaaatcaaacaggtgatgaccaggatgcgaagggtctacagcgattctctgctctcttcctgactcaagcagcataaagtgtctctattggaggcaaactagcaccaatcaccctctctgcagttcttactgctcgatggagcctcttcttatccagcttaggggctgtaccataccagacagtaatggaattacagagaacagtttcagtagtacctctataaaattgAACCAGCAattcttggggcagattaaatttccttagttgtcgcaagaaatacaatctctggtgtacccttttaataatattgatgttatcaatattatttaaaagatcatagagcccaagaacttaaaggactctaccactacaaccatgttaccaagaatGGAGATTGGCAACAAAGGAAGATCCTGAGAGTTACTCCTGTTGCTTAAGTATTATCAAGCTATTGCAAAATGGAACCACAAGGTTGCGAACGGGCCATGCGCTGATTCATGCTTAATTTCTGTACATGATTCAAAGAGATGCTGCTTTTCTTCCAAAACTCCACTTTGGACACCTTCCTTAGGGTCCCGCCACCAAATGAGGTAAGACTAGTAGTAATGAGAgagcctcttccctggtgccttAATTATTTTTGAAGCACCAGGCTTTCTCAGACTGTTAAGAAGTGATGAAATCTTAGAGCCACTTTTGATACTTTTATCTTCATGCTTCCTTTTCTTGCTATTGTGATTGATGTTTGTGTTCATTTTCTAATTAACAGTATTTTTATGTATATACATCTTTTATCAATAAAAGATGTCCTGGTTTACTTTTTTAGAAGTAGTATACAGGTATAAGATCATTTAACAAACATTGTCAGTGTCTCACAAATGCATTATTATTGCTTGGCGCCCATGTCTCCAGCTAAAATGATTTGTATTATATGTATACTGTGTAGATGATTGCATGTTGCTTTATTCATAGGTCTCTGTGAAGGAGACCCTGAGAGAATAGGAGCTGATCTCTCCCATTTCCTTTGGCTCATGTGGTTACTCAGCCAGTGGGAAAGGAAGTGGTTCCCAGTAATCCCTGGAGATTTCTGATTGGTTTTTAGTGAGCTCATCTGGAATTCCCTAcaatctccctccccccaccaaaaagagTGAAGTCAACAGGAAAAGAGGCTGATGCAACCAGGAGCAATTCACTTCTGCTGAAAATCTGAAAGAGAAACTGGTTGTGGGCGTGTATGTAGAAGGGTGCTCATTTTGTGCATGTAATTCTAGAGGTAGAAGGAAGTTTCTCTTCTGTAGAGGAGCTACAATGTACATATTAAAGCAAGCTTTTTATTGCAAGGATTCCTGGCTTTCAGCGGGTTGAGGGCTATATTAAGTTACTAATGTCAGGAGTTAATGTATTTTAAGAAGCTGGCTTTATTGATCCTTTATGTTCTGAGAGCCCATTACCTTTTAATTTCAGTCAGATTAAATATTCCTGTTACATGTATTAGCAACATAAACCGAAGTGGGTTTACTTTACATGGAAACCATTTGGAATTACCACCCTGGTGCATAATGCCAAAGTACCTATTTGAGGTAGAGCTAGATCCTTGAGGTGAAACTGTATCTCATTGTAATTCTCCATAATTCAGTTTGAAGTAAATGTTTTGAAAGGTGTTGCTTCCTTTTCTGCATGTTTGAGAGTAGATGTTTGGCTCTAAATAGAAAGCCCTGGGCTCTGCATTAGTAAAGCAAGTACTTCACAAGAAGGGTGGTTGCCTTTTTGGTGTACAGTACTGAAGCAGTTTTTTTGTATGGTGGCTTCTCTTCATGACAGAGCAACCTCTGTGTGTTCTACCAAAaatcaaaaaatatttttgcaacaCTATGAAAGCCAGCAGATAGGGCATTCTATTATTCAAAGGAGGGGGGTTTCATTGTAAGAATACTTCTTTCATGCCTTCATTTCAGTGCAGGAGGGAACCAGTGGGTACAAAAAAAGGCCCTTGCAGGCACATGTGTGCCAGTAGGTGCCACACTGGTAACCTCTATTGTACTTAATACCTATTCTTGCAGTTTCTGGGAATTCAGGGTGTAGTTAAATGCTGTTGTTTGCAGGTACAGCATAAGTCTACTTTGTAACCTTTTTAATGGTAAGAGAATTCTGATCCTTGGTGTTGCATATTAATCATGGGGCCAATGTACAGTCATGTTTCTGGGGTGGTGTAACACCAAGCAGGCATGATGTGATCATCAGCCTCTTCTCACACCCACATATGATTTGTTTGCACACAAGGATTTTGTAATCTACCATTCAAAGTTGAGAATGGAAATCAGGAAGTTTTTGTTTCTTGGTATAATGAGTTCATTCAACCCCAAAGCAAGCTAAGGAGTGGTGAGGAATGGCATGTAGATGGCTTCACCTGAAACCTGTAGTTTCTCTTGACACCTCCTCCATAATTTATACAAGGTCTGATCCACTGCACTACTTGATCACTTGTATCTAAACAAATGTTGGTTTAACTTCCCATGAAGGGAAATGAACTATATTTGTGAGAGTTCATTGAAAACTAATTCCAGATTACCTGCTCTTCTGCAGGATGAACAGATCGACTGGGACAAGCCAGTTCTGTCCCAAACTGAGATTGAGCAAAGGATAAAAGAATACAACAGTCAGATCAACAGCAACCTCTTCATGAGCTTGGTAAGTTTCAGGAGAGATATAATTCTTAGCCCTTGTATAACTTgtaaggttaaaaggtaaaggacccttggacggttaagtccattcaaattcgactatgggggcatctccactttcaggccgagggagctggcatttgtttgcagacagtttttttcaagtcatgtggccagcatgactaaaccgcttctggcacaacgggacactgagacggaagccagagtgcacggaaacaccatttaccttccagccgcagTGATAACTATTTACCGTACTCGCGCTGctatacttttgaactgctaggttggcagttttaCCTGTATAACTTGGTAGCTGAGCTTCGAAGGCCTATGTCTGCATTTGCTGTCCCAACATTGTAATCCTTAAAATGAAAACTACTGTATAGCAATCATTGCAAGCATATTCCATCCCTGCTTTGATGGCATCCTGTATTATTAGAAAAACCCTGTTCATTCCAAGGTTTGTGAGAATTAACTTCAGTTTCTTTGCCCCTCAGAGATACTGACTTGCAGCCTATTTTTATTCCTACTAACTTTTACAACCACGTGACCCTCATGCAATGCTTACTGTACTTCTGCTCCCACAGAACAAAGATGGTTCCTACACTGGTTTCATCAAGGTGCAATTAAAGCTGATACGGCCTGTCTCAGTACCTGCCAATAAGAAGGCGCCCTCTATCCAGGACACCAGGAAGTGCTCCTCACGCAGCCAGGCAGTAAAGCGGCGCACCTCATTCTACCTACCCAAGGACACAATCAAGCACCTGCATTTAATTTCTTGTACACGTGCCAGTGAGGTCATTGAAGCTCTGCTGAAGAAATTCATGGTAGTTGACAATCCCCGCAAGTTTGCTCTCTTTGAGAGAACAGAAAAGGATGACCAAGGTACCTGATCTCCCCCTTCCCAGTTTTTTGAGAAGCCAACATGTAACATATTGCAGACTTCTAAACAGCAGCTTGCCTGGTAACCTACAGCAAGTAAAAATTGGTTCCAGTTGGCCATGAAAGGAAGGTTTATCAGATGGGAAGAAGTTCATTTCTTTGCTTAGGTTGTTAGAATGCAGTGAACAACTAACATGAGTGTTTATGAGCAAATAGGCTAGTAAAAGTTTGTGGGCCCTTAATTTTTGCACTTACTTGTGAAGCTGATTTATTAATACATTGTCTGAGGCCAAGTGATGTAATTTTAGCAATTGTCGTAGAATAAGAAGAGGTTGAGAGATAGCAGTCTGTAAATCAAACAGAACAAGTTTGTTCACTTTCTACTGAAGATTCTAAATATAGTTCTGACTTCATTTTTGAAGTTTCAGCTGATGTAGCAGAGAAGCTTTATATAAGACTGTATTTTCATTATTGTTAATTATAGGTCTGTATTAGAGTGTGTCTCATCATTTTATGTTGCTGCTGACTGAGGCAGGCTGGAAGGAAGAAAAGCTGAATCTTCCTTACATCCTCTTTTCCTGACCTCTTCCCTGCAGCACTGCTTActaaaagaaatggaaatgggaaaCTAGTGGATTAACAGCACCCTCTGCTGGCAAATAAATAGACTGCTTAAAGTAAACAAGGGCCACTCTGATCTGTCCAGGTGACTGTTATACAGAGTCAGGGTGATTGAGTTCTTCATTTAATTCCACTTCTAATGTTCTTGTGTGTCAGTATATCTCCGCAAGCTTTCTGATGAGGAGCAGCCCCTGCGTCTCCGGCTACTAGCTGGCCCTAGTGAAAAAGCACTGAGCTTTGTCCTGAAGGAAAATGAAACTGGAGAAGTCAATGTGAGTATTTGTCTTTATGGTTTGTCTGAGGTTATGTGGAACTGACAAAGCCTATAATATTTGCTATCAAGTTAGCTTTTATCTTGATCTCAGTAGATAAAAGAAGGGCACTCGTGCTCCTAGTTCCAGTTGTGTGGTTGGCTTTAACTAGTGATGCAGAGTAGAAACCTTTTCACCACAATTATTTTTCTTGCAGAAAACATTAAATTTATAAAAATGTATTGTTTAGCATAATTAGTGAATGCAAATTTGTACTCTGTCAGGAAGTTGTACCTTGAACATACATGGTTGCACAGCTCTGTGGGTTTGCAAAAATTATTAACAGCTGCCAGTGctacattatttttcttttttaaaaaattggggtgTGTACGGTAGGGATGCAATATGTGCTATTTGTAATCTCTTAAAATATTTACATGTGTTCCAATAAGAAAAGCCCCTTTAAGTAAAGCTTTGGTTCAAATATAGCATTTAAACTGAATTATATTATTCTAGCCTTTTCCCCAATCAAATAGTTGAGTTTTTTGGTTGTAAAAACTTGAAGTCAAACATGCTGAACTGGATGCCAATTAATGTTGGGGATCATAACATCTTTTGATTTAATGTATTTCAGAAAAAAACTACTGCTAATTTATAACTGTGAACAAAAGCAACAGCATATGTACATGCTATCTGTACTTGTTTCATGTTGACACATGATACATTCTAATAGATGGGAGCCTGAGGGGTTTTTAAGTTAAGGACTGAAccttcagtaaaaaaaataatattctcTAGAGCATGATTTAAAAATTCAAACATTGTGGCTTGATGACACTTTATTGCCCCATTGAAAATGACCCAGGGACTTAATTGTAGAACAAGATTGATTATAGAGCAGAGCTCTTAAAGGTGATGTTCATAGTAGGAAAAAAATCAGATAATGGAATTAATGTGGTTGAACATAGTGCCTGGTCTACTCATGGATGCTGTTGATTGATTAATTCCCACGGTCAAGAGTGTATAACATGGGAGAATGAATTACAAAAGGATCTGTTCTACACTGTCCATAGGGATGTCTTAGCATTTGCAATAACAAATGCTCACTTTAGGTTAAAATCTTTCCTGAAATCTTGAAAACGCTAGTTACCTGTGCAGTCCTGTTTCAGTACTGTTCATGAATCTTGGAACGTTGTGAAATCCAGATATACCACCCTTATGCACACTGGATATTTTTTCTGCCTTGTTCTACATGCATACATCATTGACCCCTTGCACCTCTTTCCATAAGTCTAGGTTCCCTCCTTACCAGTAAAGCTGTTACCTGGAGTAACACTGCGCTCATGACTGTAATACTACAATGCCATCAGCACTGTGGTCACTACTTGCTTTTTCACACTTTTCTGCAGTGGGATGCCTTTAGTATGCCTGAGCTACAGAACTTCCTGCGTATCTTGCAGCGTGAAGAGGAGGAGCATATTCGACAGATCCTGCAGAAATATTCCCATTGCCGCCAAAAAATGCAAGAGGCTCTAGCCACCCGCACACCAGGTTGACGAGGTGCTCCATCCCAGACCCAGCACTCCAGTAAATATAAGATGCCAGATGCAGAGAAGTGGTGGAGCCAAGAAGACTACGAGTGAAGCGATCCTGCGATTGTGTGGGTTGAATGTATCTCTGGAGGGGCGTAGGGTGGGAAGGGACAACCGGGGTTTGTGAGCCCGTG
Above is a window of Zootoca vivipara chromosome 2, rZooViv1.1, whole genome shotgun sequence DNA encoding:
- the RASSF1 gene encoding ras association domain-containing protein 1 isoform X1, with product MNRPMDQEMIELKNLGLEKQLDLTRGPRGTSERPVRLERANALRISPGKVPEILSRVRQIRLLGGQSDPKLTEELGEGHVFKPCAQSQSTWCDLCGEFIWGVYKKRLQCIHCKFICHYRCRTLIRLDCSGPRYEDSEQNEGNEQTVEKDTNVDEQIDWDKPVLSQTEIEQRIKEYNSQINSNLFMSLNKDGSYTGFIKVQLKLIRPVSVPANKKAPSIQDTRKCSSRSQAVKRRTSFYLPKDTIKHLHLISCTRASEVIEALLKKFMVVDNPRKFALFERTEKDDQVYLRKLSDEEQPLRLRLLAGPSEKALSFVLKENETGEVNWDAFSMPELQNFLRILQREEEEHIRQILQKYSHCRQKMQEALATRTPG
- the RASSF1 gene encoding ras association domain-containing protein 1 isoform X2; protein product: MGEGDAAATTPSFEMTWSSTTSSGYCSQEDSDSELEQYFTARTSFIRKPHKEKDEQIDWDKPVLSQTEIEQRIKEYNSQINSNLFMSLNKDGSYTGFIKVQLKLIRPVSVPANKKAPSIQDTRKCSSRSQAVKRRTSFYLPKDTIKHLHLISCTRASEVIEALLKKFMVVDNPRKFALFERTEKDDQVYLRKLSDEEQPLRLRLLAGPSEKALSFVLKENETGEVNWDAFSMPELQNFLRILQREEEEHIRQILQKYSHCRQKMQEALATRTPG